tgctaaaattattttttaatgctagATACTTTACTAGATATTAAGACGCAACAAGatgttatacatatttatcatTTAGAATATAATTTGCTTAGATAGTCTATGGTTCAGCAAGCGCTAGACCATTTTAGTCCAGTCTGATAACGTTAATTAGAACTTAGAGTAAAGGGTGATTAGGtgatagtataagatcccgctatacaacgaccttcaccgagatgcttatttaatgaaacttattttatatttaatttaatatgtcaataaatataatccatatgggttgcctagcaaatttcagtccagagtatgtttaattaatatttaaaaaaaaattttttttttataatttgcatgtagtaaattttttgaacttttttcaatcaatatttttaatcagggtagtattatatatgtatcactaaaaccttcttttatactaaagatgtatatatactttagtgtcacataaaaaatatacacataaataattaattgatgaaaaacaacctaacttttgcatattctatgggcttcattctttcgattggtatagaatttatctaataatcataccggtgaaatgtttaaaaaaatatattttttttaaattaattaaaaatactctggattgaaatttgctaggcaacccatatggattatatttattgacatattaaattatatataaaataagtttcattaaataagcatctcggtgaaggtcgttgtatagcgggatcttagaccatgaggacctatttttaatacaagaaATCCCCATTAAACTATGATGATTTGATTAGGTGTATGATTTCAAAATCATTGCTTGGCAACGTTATGTATTACTTGAATGTACTGTAACTATGCCCACCTTGTactcgttaaaaaaaatatctttcatataaaacaatgttatttAGGCCAGGATACTTTAAGCCAAGAATTCAGCCACTGTGAGTACCACGATTGCGACAATTTCTGCAAACGTCTAGGGTACCAAAGCGGTACATGTGTGGACGGCCACTGCAAATGTAATCACAAACAGGCCGAcggtacaattttttattataatattaatagaatgTGTCTTATTATCAATACGATTTCACGCCATACCTAGTGCTTTAAATACAAGACCCgctacttattttttaaaactataaccATCAATGAATTCAACAATAAAAACTCCATTACAATCCCGATTATTGCATTTAATGACGAAAGCTAAGTCGTTGTTCAATAACTGCACCGCTGGTAGGAAACTTTGAATAGTgtgatattcttaatattaagaagatgttttttttttaatttattaaattacaatcgGTTTAAGAATGTTGTGTTTTATCTTGTAGATGCTACAATATTGAAGGAATGCACCCCCGCAACATGTAATCAGCTGTGTCGACGCATGGGATTCCCCGGTGGtgattgtataaataaaagatgcGAATGTGAAAAACTCGTCGACAAACGTAagtaattcaattaaatttaaagtataatataacaatacaattattataagacCAGTAGCGTAACtggggtggcagggctggcaaaatgccacgagCCCCCGTCCCAAAAGGGCCTCTGCCctagagatattatgttctatggatgattgtgaagtctccaatacgcattgggctagcgtggggactaaaAACCATTCCCTCtagcctaagagaggaggcctatggccattagtaggacatatacaacgtgtaattgagtacgctgaaaatctcgaagtttattaaaattaaactgagtacaacatgacgatttttactgatagggcccatcaaaagaattttccacggttggtatagttacgccactttATAAgacaaataaacaattgatAGATTATTTGCCAGGTtatcgtaaataaatatagaaatccTACATTAACACCTATCACTATATCTACAGTTGTTTAAACCGTGACCGTGATGAACATAAgatatatttctaaattcgtttaattaaaacccacgaactatttatttatctttacgAACAGAAGCGTGTTGCTTTACGGGACTGTAATTACAATGAGAGTAATCAACACAGTCGAAAATTGCGCTTCCCTCGAGATGTTTGTGTGGGAAACGTGTAAGGGTTAATAATATCTAAACTATTTGGTTTAATTAGATTTGTGATacgtatattatacaatacacTAACACATACCAATCCACGCAacgcaaaaaactaaaatgattCAATATGATTGATTTACACTTATGAcatatgattttattacgTATTTGTTACGtgtcaaaataaattgtatgggaagtttaataaattatgtgaCGTTTTAACAACATTTACACAAACTTGCTTGCTCTGAAATTGTTCAACTTTTGTGTTTGTGTTCacttttttgtttacttcaaTTATTTGTCTTCTGAATACGTatgtaattaacattttatccTTAGTTGAGACCGATTCATCAAGTCTACGTAGTTGCAATTTTCGGGAATGCGAGCAACGTTGTAGACGGCTTGGTTTCCCGGGAGGTGCGTGTGTGGGTGACAGATGCAAGTGCGACAACTTCCGCGCATCGGAAGGCATTGCAGGTACTTTTGCCCTCTTATAAGAATGTTTTTAAGTAATAGTATAAACTGATTTTACAAAACTCACACAGatactgaaaataataatgatttaaccTTCGACGCCGGAGATATGGACGTAAATCAACTGCGTAGTTGCAATTTACGGGCATGCGAGCAACTTTGTAGACGGCTTGGTTTCCGGGGTGGTGCGTGTGTGGGTGACAAATGCAAGTGCGACAACTTCCGCGCATCGGAAAGCATTCCAGGTACATTTGCATTCTTATAtgaatgtttttatgtaatagtatAAACTGATCTTACAAAACTCACACAGatactgaaaataataatgatttaaccTTCGACGCCGGAGATATGGACGTAAATCAACTGCGTAGTTGCAATTTACGGGCATGCGAGCAACTTTGTAGACGGCTTGGTTTCCGGGGTGGTGCGTGTGTGGGTGACAAATGCAAGTGCGACAACTTCCGCGCATCGGAAAGCATTCCAGGTACATTTGCATTCTTATAtgaatgtttttatgtaatagtatAAACTGATCTTACAAAACTCACACAGatactgaaaataataatgatttaaccTTCGACGCCGGAGATATGGACGTAAATCAACTGCGTAGTTGCAATTTACGGGCATGCGAGCAACTTTGTAGACGGCTTGGTTTCCGGGGTGGTGCGTGTGTGGGTGACAAATGCAAGTGCGACAACTTCCGCGCATCGGAAAGCATTCCAGGTACATTTGCATTCTTATAtgaatgtttttatgtaatagtatAAACTGATCTTACAAAACTCACACAGatactgaaaataataatgatttaaccTTCGACGCCGGAGATATGGACGTAAATCAACTGCGTAGTTGCAATTTACGGGCATGCGAGCAACTTTGTAGACGGCTTGGTTTCCGGGGTGGTGC
This genomic stretch from Pieris napi chromosome 19, ilPieNapi1.2, whole genome shotgun sequence harbors:
- the LOC125059142 gene encoding tenascin-like isoform X6; translation: MALNLLVLVSIIYCTSAYDSVNVYEEGQDTLSQEFSHCEYHDCDNFCKRLGYQSGTCVDGHCKCNHKQADDATILKECTPATCNQLCRRMGFPGGDCINKRCECEKLVDKLETDSSSLRSCNFRECEQRCRRLGFPGGACVGDRCKCDNFRASEGIADTENNNDLTFDAGDMDVNQLRSCNLRACEQLCRRLGFRGGACVGDKCKCDNFRASESIPDTENNNDLTFDAGDMDVNQLRSCNLRACEQLCRRLGFRGGACVGDKCKCDNFRASESIPDTENNNDLTFDAGDMDVNQLRSCNLRACEQLCRRLGFRGGACVGDKCKCDNFRASESIPDTENNNDLTFDAGDMDVNQLRSCNLRACEQLCRRLGFRGGACVSDKCKCDNFRASESIPDTENNNDVSYDAGDMDVNQLRSCNLRACEQLCRRLGFRGGACVGDKCKCDNFRASESIPDTENNNDVSYDAGDMDVNQLRSCNLRACEQLCRRLGFRGGACVGDKCKCDNFRASEGIADTENNNDVSYDAGEMDVNPLRRCNLWACEQHCRRLGFHGTCVGDKCKCDNFRTPKESLATNATENPLENDVKCDSTQCKTSCSERGLRNGICIEKECYCDMEDAETSSQPCEPHACNDSCQIMNRLGGFCLLGKCNCY
- the LOC125059142 gene encoding tenascin-like isoform X5, with the protein product MALNLLVLVSIIYCTSAYDSVNVYEEGQDTLSQEFSHCEYHDCDNFCKRLGYQSGTCVDGHCKCNHKQADDATILKECTPATCNQLCRRMGFPGGDCINKRCECEKLVDKLETDSSSLRSCNFRECEQRCRRLGFPGGACVGDRCKCDNFRASEGIADTENNNDLTFDAGDMDVNQLRSCNLRACEQLCRRLGFRGGACVGDKCKCDNFRASESIPDTENNNDLTFDAGDMDVNQLRSCNLRACEQLCRRLGFRGGACVGDKCKCDNFRASESIPDTENNNDLTFDAGDMDVNQLRSCNLRACEQLCRRLGFRGGACVGDKCKCDNFRASESIPDTENNNDLTFDAGDMDVNQLRSCNLRACEQLCRRLGFRGGACVSDKCKCDNFRASESIPDTENNNDVSYDAGDMDVNQLRSCNLRACEQLCRRLGFRGGACVGDKCKCDNFRASESIPDTENNNDVSYDAGEMDVNPLRRCNLWACEQHCRRLGFHGTCVGDKCKCDNFRTPKDEFSEAASTLRDCNYQECDQRCRRLGFPGGACVGSRCKCDNFRSTQFSRGLDSAKINTEYRSCNYRECDRRCRRLKFPGGACVNNQCKCYNFRQLLSNEESLATNATENPLENDVKCDSTQCKTSCSERGLRNGICIEKECYCDMEDAETSSQPCEPHACNDSCQIMNRLGGFCLLGKCNCY
- the LOC125059142 gene encoding tenascin-like isoform X7; its protein translation is MALNLLVLVSIIYCTSAYDSVNVYEEGQDTLSQEFSHCEYHDCDNFCKRLGYQSGTCVDGHCKCNHKQADDATILKECTPATCNQLCRRMGFPGGDCINKRCECEKLVDKLETDSSSLRSCNFRECEQRCRRLGFPGGACVGDRCKCDNFRASEGIADTENNNDLTFDAGDMDVNQLRSCNLRACEQLCRRLGFRGGACVGDKCKCDNFRASESIPDTENNNDLTFDAGDMDVNQLRSCNLRACEQLCRRLGFRGGACVGDKCKCDNFRASESIPDTENNNDLTFDAGDMDVNQLRSCNLRACEQLCRRLGFRGGACVGDKCKCDNFRASESIPDTENNNDLTFDAGDMDVNQLRSCNLRACEQLCRRLGFRGGACVSDKCKCDNFRASESIPDTENNNDVSYDAGDMDVNQLRSCNLRACEQLCRRLGFRGGACVGDKCKCDNFRASESIPDTENNNDVSYDAGDMDVNQLRSCNLRACEQLCRRLGFRGGACVGDKCKCDNFRASEGIAGLDSAKINTEYRSCNYRECDRRCRRLKFPGGACVNNQCKCYNFRQLLSNEESLATNATENPLENDVKCDSTQCKTSCSERGLRNGICIEKECYCDMEDAETSSQPCEPHACNDSCQIMNRLGGFCLLGKCNCY